In Stomatohabitans albus, one genomic interval encodes:
- a CDS encoding MBL fold metallo-hydrolase, whose translation MSSHIQIPIELPGGLSIHRSIEGVLDTNVWLIRQPSGVAVLIDPADNAPGIQSLIGDDDVALVVVTHQHADHIEALREIAKTTEADVVAGTPDCTAIEFHTSVRPDPVWHGDRIEVDDIVLDVIGLVGHTPGGIALALITDGAPVHIFPGDSLFPGGPGKTLNPEDFQSLMTDLEEKIFDQYGDDTVILPGHGEGTTLGKERSHIDEWWARGW comes from the coding sequence GCAGTCATATCCAGATCCCCATTGAATTACCGGGTGGCCTTTCAATTCATCGCAGTATCGAAGGAGTGCTTGACACAAATGTTTGGCTAATCAGACAACCTTCTGGGGTTGCGGTGTTGATTGATCCGGCTGACAACGCACCAGGTATTCAGTCGCTCATCGGTGATGATGATGTCGCATTGGTTGTAGTGACTCATCAACATGCCGACCATATTGAAGCGCTACGGGAGATTGCAAAGACTACAGAGGCCGATGTGGTGGCGGGAACTCCCGACTGTACGGCCATTGAGTTCCATACCAGTGTGCGTCCTGATCCCGTTTGGCATGGTGACCGTATAGAGGTTGATGACATTGTGCTGGATGTGATTGGACTCGTTGGGCATACGCCAGGAGGGATAGCCCTTGCCCTCATCACAGATGGGGCGCCAGTCCATATTTTTCCTGGAGATAGTTTGTTCCCTGGTGGTCCAGGCAAGACGCTTAACCCTGAGGATTTCCAGAGCTTGATGACCGACCTAGAGGAAAAGATTTTTGATCAATACGGTGACGACACGGTGATTCTTCCTGGCCATGGTGAAGGCACAACACTGGGGAAGGAACGTAGCCACATTGATGAGTGGTGGGCGCGTGGCTGGTAA
- a CDS encoding DUF5684 domain-containing protein: MDSGSELQNTVDSLFNQIVSILAGLLVVFAVIAVIVYVISCIPKGKLFQRAGYPAWQGWIPFVNTYVQAKITGRNPWLVLGLSIGLSILNFIPVIGGATWLLPSLLVMWMAYDLALVYSQGKRFSLIYAILAGSAVGASGGSSIVTLPFKMVTGGLRQEVPDLIGIFFNSGVLPILSLVTLIMTYIIAFGSGTRYEGPYSHRNERMLMHDPWLFIPGPNQSIPVPPPLSGIGYGSIPRRYEPTVPAHPNTDIGRSDSVSSVKPDATHLDDVSASHEE, translated from the coding sequence ATGGACTCGGGGTCAGAACTTCAAAACACCGTAGACAGCCTCTTTAATCAGATCGTTTCCATACTGGCCGGGCTACTTGTTGTTTTTGCGGTTATTGCCGTCATCGTCTATGTCATCAGTTGTATCCCCAAGGGAAAGCTGTTCCAACGGGCTGGATATCCGGCATGGCAAGGTTGGATTCCGTTTGTTAATACCTATGTCCAAGCAAAAATTACGGGTCGAAATCCGTGGCTAGTACTCGGGCTGTCGATCGGATTATCCATACTCAACTTTATTCCAGTCATTGGCGGCGCAACCTGGCTATTACCTTCCCTTCTCGTCATGTGGATGGCCTATGATTTAGCGCTCGTCTATAGCCAAGGAAAACGGTTTTCACTGATCTACGCCATATTGGCCGGCAGCGCAGTGGGAGCCTCAGGAGGATCAAGTATTGTCACCTTGCCATTCAAGATGGTGACTGGCGGGCTAAGGCAAGAAGTACCTGACCTTATCGGCATATTTTTTAATTCCGGTGTCCTTCCTATCCTCAGCCTGGTTACGCTTATCATGACCTACATCATCGCCTTTGGTTCAGGTACTCGGTATGAGGGTCCCTACTCACATCGCAATGAACGAATGCTCATGCATGATCCTTGGTTGTTTATTCCAGGTCCGAACCAAAGTATTCCGGTTCCCCCACCACTGTCTGGTATCGGTTATGGTTCAATTCCTCGTCGATACGAACCCACTGTCCCGGCTCACCCAAACACCGATATTGGGCGATCAGACTCGGTTTCCAGTGTTAAGCCTGATGCCACCCATCTAGACGATGTATCCGCATCACACGAGGAATAG